The Drosophila innubila isolate TH190305 chromosome 3R unlocalized genomic scaffold, UK_Dinn_1.0 2_E_3R, whole genome shotgun sequence genome has a segment encoding these proteins:
- the LOC117790677 gene encoding protein spaetzle isoform X6: MPPFWWKLLKIMLLLFALFTTIVCINSEMSKRREAEAEAEAEAATIATNSSIDLTPFLSDNLLNIMRNMTQKQPQDEAKKQPQDGAKKQHQAGEVELPAEDIDERVRSIFKVHDGEGVMLFNPTNQQQPPNHQQPEPLSPQLPRPTPRRPISDIIVFPDSIDKYRPTQPTPAVIDTGDHQCVDGFNQSRSFCTKVNNYPDLSGLKGILSRRFANFFSDEPQPTDVGLRINDDEQYLCNSHVRYLYPKLGQRLDLSWQYIVNTDEFKQGILIEECDHEGESCQFLDSFPNNYVPICKQHYVIRHLATVNNVSSGQPEVANEPFKIPSCCKCVIKSKFSVDSSP, translated from the exons ATGCCTCCCTTTTGGTGGAAACTACTTAAAATCATGTTGCTGCTCTTCGCACTCTTCACAACG ATAGTTTGTATCAATAGCGAAATGTCAAAGCGACGCgaggcagaagcagaagcagaggcagaggcagcaactATAGCAACAAACAGCTCCATTGATTTGACGCCCTTTCTGTCCGACAATCTCCTGAATATCATGCGCAACATGACGCAGAAGCAGCCGCAGGATGAGGCAAAGAAGCAGCCACAGGATGGGGCAAAGAAGCAGCATCAGGCAGGCGAGGTGGAG TTGCCAGCCGAGGATATCGATGAGCGTGTTCGTTCCATATTCAAAGTACACGATGGCGAAGGTGTGATGCTTTTTAAT CCCACAAACCAGCAGCAGCCACCAAATCATCAGCAGCCGGAGCCACTGAGTCCACAATTGCCGAGGCCAACGCCACGTCGTCCAATCTCGGACA TTATCGTGTTTCCCGACTCTATAGATAAGTATCGGCCCACACAGCCCACTCCGGCTGTCATTGATACGGGTGATCATCAGTGCGTGGATGGGTTCAATCAGAGCCGTTCCTTCTGCACCAAGGTCAACAATTATCCGGATTTATCCGGCCTGAAGGGCATTTTGTCCCGCAGATTTGCCAACTTCTTTAGTGACGAGCCACAACCCACGGATGTGGGACTCCGAATCAACGACGACGAGCAATATTTGTGCAACAGCCATGTGAGATACTTGTATCCCAAACTCGGGCAGAGATTGGACCTCTCCTGGCAGTATATTGTCAATACGGATGAGTTCAAGCAGGGCATACTGATCGAAGAATGCGA TCACGAGGGCGAGAGTTGCCAGTTTCTAGACAGTTTTCCCAACAACTATGTGCCGATCTGTAAGCAGCATTATGTGATACGTCACCTAGCGACGGTTAACAATGTGAGCAGTGGTCAACCTGAGGTGGCCAACGAACCCTTCAAGATACCCTCGTGCTGCAAGTGTGTGATAAAAAGCAAATTCTCAGTGGACAGCAGCCCTTGA